The Paracoccus sediminicola genome has a segment encoding these proteins:
- a CDS encoding NADH-quinone oxidoreductase subunit C, which yields MALYPDTDALTDLSELVQARFDDDVLNTEIAFDELNVTVTLPGLLRVIEFLQSDANCRFSTLIDITAVDYPERPARFDVVYQMLSMYQNQRIRVKVAVREDELVPSATGLFPGADWYEREIFDLFGIMFSGHPDLRRILTDYGFRGHPLRKDFPTTGYVEVRYDEALKRVVYEPVKLTQEYRQFDFLSPWEGAKYVLPGDEKTEG from the coding sequence ATGGCGCTTTATCCCGATACCGACGCGCTTACCGATCTGTCCGAGCTGGTTCAGGCCCGTTTCGACGATGACGTGCTGAATACCGAGATCGCCTTTGACGAGCTGAACGTGACCGTGACGCTCCCGGGTCTGCTGCGGGTGATCGAGTTCCTGCAATCGGATGCGAATTGCCGCTTTTCGACGCTGATCGACATCACTGCGGTCGACTATCCCGAGCGTCCGGCCCGGTTCGATGTCGTGTATCAGATGCTGTCGATGTATCAGAACCAGCGCATCCGGGTGAAGGTCGCCGTGCGCGAGGACGAGCTGGTGCCGTCGGCCACCGGGCTGTTCCCGGGCGCCGACTGGTATGAGCGTGAGATCTTCGATCTGTTCGGCATCATGTTCTCGGGCCATCCCGATCTGCGCCGCATCCTGACGGATTACGGATTCCGCGGGCATCCGCTGCGCAAGGATTTCCCGACCACCGGCTATGTCGAGGTCCGCTACGACGAGGCGTTGAAGCGCGTGGTCTATGAACCCGTCAAGCTGACGCAGGAATACCGGCAGTTCGATTTCCTTTCTCCGTGGGAAGGCGCGAAATACGTCCTGCCCGGTGACGAAAAGACGGAGGGCTAA
- a CDS encoding NADH-quinone oxidoreductase subunit D, with amino-acid sequence MDGDIRVNSYDDGSVDAETDEQAIRNFNINFGPQHPAAHGVLRMVVELDGEVVERADPHIGLLHRGTEKLMESRTYLQNLPYFDRLDYSSPQNQEHAWCLAIEKLAGIEVPKRAQIIRVMYDEIGRILNHMLGVTTGAMDVGALTPPLWGFKAREELMVFCERASGARLHMAYYRPGGVHQDLPPDLVDDIEEWCDSFPKLLDDLHGLLTENRIFKQRLVDIGVVTEQDALNWGYSGVMVRGSGLAWDLRKSQPYDGYEEYDFQIPVGKNGDCYDRYLVRMAECVESVKIIKQACQKWRETPGEVLTRGKVAPPRRTEMKTDMESLIHHFKLYTEGFKVPAGEVYAAVEAPKGEFGVYLVGDGTNKPYRAKLRAPGFAHLQSMDWMATGHMLSDIPAFIATLDIVFGEVDR; translated from the coding sequence ATGGACGGCGATATTCGCGTCAACAGCTATGACGATGGCTCGGTCGATGCCGAGACCGATGAACAGGCAATCCGCAACTTCAATATCAATTTCGGTCCCCAGCACCCCGCCGCGCATGGCGTGCTGCGCATGGTGGTCGAGCTTGACGGCGAGGTGGTGGAACGCGCTGACCCGCATATCGGTCTGCTTCACCGCGGGACCGAAAAGCTCATGGAGTCGCGGACTTACCTTCAGAACCTGCCGTATTTCGACCGGCTGGACTATTCCTCGCCGCAGAATCAGGAACATGCCTGGTGTCTGGCGATCGAGAAGCTGGCCGGGATCGAGGTGCCGAAGCGGGCGCAGATCATCCGTGTGATGTATGACGAGATCGGCCGCATCCTGAACCATATGCTCGGTGTCACCACCGGGGCGATGGATGTCGGCGCGCTGACCCCGCCGCTTTGGGGGTTCAAGGCTCGCGAAGAGCTGATGGTGTTCTGTGAACGTGCCTCGGGCGCCCGGCTGCACATGGCCTATTACCGGCCCGGCGGCGTGCATCAGGATCTGCCGCCGGATCTGGTCGACGATATTGAAGAGTGGTGTGACAGCTTCCCGAAATTGCTGGACGACCTTCACGGGCTTCTGACCGAGAACCGAATTTTCAAGCAGCGCCTCGTCGATATCGGCGTCGTGACCGAACAGGACGCGCTGAACTGGGGTTACAGCGGTGTCATGGTGCGCGGCTCCGGTCTCGCATGGGATCTGCGGAAATCGCAGCCCTATGACGGTTACGAGGAATATGATTTCCAGATTCCGGTGGGCAAGAATGGCGATTGTTATGACCGCTATCTGGTTCGCATGGCCGAATGCGTGGAGTCGGTCAAGATCATCAAGCAGGCCTGCCAGAAATGGCGCGAGACGCCGGGCGAGGTGCTGACCCGCGGCAAGGTCGCACCGCCGCGCCGGACCGAGATGAAGACCGACATGGAAAGCCTGATCCATCACTTCAAGCTTTACACCGAGGGCTTCAAGGTGCCCGCGGGCGAGGTTTATGCTGCGGTCGAGGCACCCAAGGGCGAGTTCGGGGTTTATCTTGTCGGGGACGGCACCAACAAACCTTATCGCGCCAAGCTGCGCGCGCCGGGTTTCGCACATCTTCAGTCGATGGACTGGATGGCGACGGGGCATATGCTGTCGGATATTCCCGCCTTCATCGCGACGCTCGACATCGTGTTCGGCGAGGTTGATCGCTGA